The sequence TTATCATGTTTACACTTGAAAATAAAACtcagataataaaaataaaaaagaagcaaataaaacatcaaattcaCATAGGTCCCAGAGCAATGTAAGCACTTGCTACAATCTTACAACATTTGAGAATTTACATATACAGGTAAGGCACAGAAAATCATACAGTGGCAGCTGTTTGAATTAACAAAGCCAGAGAATGCGAGAGGAAGATTTGTGATAAACCCAAGGCAAACTTTAAGGCTTAACGTATACTTGCCAATGATtcccaaaaaaatcatctttactCAGACAGATGCACAACACCGCAGTGAGGGAATTTTCTTCTACTATATTGTGTTTGTGAGATTAAATCAATATTGTAATCACAATGAGAACTTTTGTGATTCATCTAGAcagtgaaataactgaaaacagctgctctGCACATTATGTGCATTTTCAGACATGAGATAGGGTATTATGTACAGCGGGAGTTGCCCCTAGTTGTTTGTTTCCGTTTGAATTTGAAAGCATGTCATGAGTATTGTTGTTTTCCTACGGGGTAAGGACCTACTATGGTCACATTAAAATCAAGTAGAAAGATTTTTTCACAGCCAGGTCAAGGATGCTTGTTTTCATTGATGTGTGGTTTCTTTTTATTGTCTGGCCTCCAACAATACTTTGTGCTGATGGTGCATGATCTTTATCGCCCGGACGCCTGTTTGTACTGCACGAAAAGAGAGGATTTGGCCTGAGGTCGCTACTATAGTTCATTCTCTGATAGGGCAAAATGAGCCCTGTTTTCTGCCATGGTGCCAACTGATATCACAGTACACAGTTCTACTTAAATGCTACAAAACATGAGCAAATCTAAAATGAAGATATGCAGAATCACATTGAAAAAAGACATTCAACATGTGgtcttttttggggttttttcctCACTTACTAAGCTCTGGCTGTGCTATCTGGTATATAAACATGAAAAGGAGAGAAATACTCTGAAATTGATGCACATCTCTCTTCACTTGAAAGAATCCTGTGTAAATGGATGCATAGATGAGGTGTTATGAGGGTTAAAGGCCTTGCACAGAGTCTAAACCTctgaatgtgcaaaaacaaaGGTATGCTCTTCATAACCTGAAAATGGACTTTTCTTACTCTTCTCAAAGAGCTGTATACCTGTAAATGTACCAGCACTTAATCGTGTGGTTTGTGTATGCGTGAGCCCTCTCACCCGTGCCGTGTGCAGCCACATGCTGCACATTTGCAGTATGTCGCTGTCTGAATGGAAATTTAAGTCAGTGCCTAACTACAGCAAAATTACTGATTTGCAGACACACAAGTATATTATAACTCTCTTTCCCCTGTCTACTCAAACCCCATGTACACATGTCTAATCTTTCATTGTATATGATTAAAACTCTTTCAAtagaaaaagatgtttttaaaaattgaacATGGATTTTCATCAAGTAAAAACATTTCCCCCCTGCATGTGTCctttccacattttttaaatataagaaCACGCTTAATAAAAAACCTACTCCTCCCCTCTTTAACCtctactttttatatttcatttttatcacAAACACGCAGATTTTTTGTCTCTATGTAGAATTGTTGCTTGTGTCTCAAAGGTTTTAATCTATCCCTGTATATTTAGTTTTTCATCCATTGGTTTTTGACCAGCCTATTCAAGAGTTGTGTTGTCTTgagttgtgtgcgtgtgtatgtgtgtgtgtgtgtgtgtgtgtgtgtgtgtgctctctctTATGTTGaactttttgtgtgtgcaggtgtaCATGTGCTCTCTCTCACAGGTTCATACGGTGAGATCGTCTGACCTGGCCCTGCTGCTGGCTTTGCTTAGTCGGCTCAGCGGTCTGGTGTCTTCTATCGTATCCGTGGCCTTCATTCCTGCCCCCTCCCCTTTCACTGCTTCCTCTACCTCCACATCCTCATCAACAACTTCCTCCGCTCTCTCTGCTTCCACCTCCGGCGGCTGCACCTCCACTGACTCCTCCTCGTGTAATGTTACCCCCGCTATCTCAGTGGTCTGGGCATAGGAGGGCAGAGTCTCATCATACACCTTAGAGATGTCCCCCATGGGAAGCAcctcctccaccttctcctGCAGCCCCTGGAAGGGTGGGGCCCCTCTGCCAGCCTCCATGCCCACCTCAGCCAGTGGGTAGAGGTGAGTTATGGGaactttctcctcctccagcagctTGTAACCTTTTGCTCTCTGCAGGGAGGGTACAGCCATGGGGGGCAGGCTCTTCCCTTGTGGCGGCAAGGGGGCCGAGCCCTCACCTTGGGCTGGGGCGGGGGCCGGCTTGCGAAAGACAAAGCGAATCTTCTTCAGGCCCAGGTGACTGATCTCCACAAAGTTGAGGAAGAGTGAAACACAGGCAACAGCCAACATAAAGATGATGAAGACGGTCTTCTCCGTGGGACGAGACACAAAGCAGTCCACTGTATTGGGGCAGGGCCAGCGGCTGCATTTGTACAGCGGCAAGATGCGGAAGCCATACAGGAAATACTGGCCCACCACGAAGCCTACCTCAAACAGTGTCTTGAAGATGATGTGGCAGATGTAGGTCCTCAGCAGTGTGCCCTCCAGCCGGAACTTCTTGCTTCCCTTTGTGCTGGTCTCCTTAGTGGTGCGGACACTTCCCTGGTCAGGTGCCAGAGGGAGACGCTCCTCACTCAGCTCTTGCTGCCGGCTAAGTTCTGCTTCTTCTCGCTCTTTGCGTTTCTCCTCCATGTGGACATGGTGCACAGCATGACCCACATACACCAGAGATGGAGTGGACACAAAGATAATCTGCAGCACCCACAGGCGAATGTGGGAGATGGGGAAGGCCTCATCGTAGCACACATTTTCACATCCGGGCTGCTGTGTGTTGCAGACATAGTCAGACTGCTCATCGCCCCACACAAACTCTGCCGCCGTACCCAGAATGAGGATACGGAAGATGAAGAGCACCGTGAGCCACACCCGGCCGATCACCGTAGAGTGCTCGTTAACTTCCTCTAAAATATTACCCAGAAAGCTCCAGTCACCCATGATGGGTCCGTAGCCCTGCAGAATGAAGGGTGGGGTAGGAAGGGACACAGAgggagcagacagacagggagggtGGGGTAGGCAGGACAAACAGGGGGAGGGGAATAGACAGTGGCAAAAGtaagaaatgtagaaaaaactctaatttgccaaaaaaaatcaaacatataAGCCATCATTGTATGCTACCAAATGTAATTCTATTAGAAAacctgaaaaatgtaaaacctcTAAAGGGTGTTTGAGTCCATTCTATTCCCATTAAAATTAGATTAAAACATTGAgtcaaatattaaataaaacattaaaaaacttaGAAAGGTATTGATTTTGTTGTTACACTGTTTACGATGTTAAACAAAATGGTGCAAACCAAAAAATACCTTGCTCTAGCTCTTTAAACGGTTCCACACAAAAACTTCCcgataaaaacaataaagagaGATCAATAGGTAGAAAAGAGTCCCTGCTTCTGTAAGGTATGATATAgattaaaatgtaatcaaatggGCAACTTGCCACAGCTGCGGCTCCGGCAAAGTTGAGTCCTGTCCCGTTCTCTTGGCACCCAGCAGGGAAAAGTGAACTTTTTTCTGCCCTCTTTCCCACCTAAAGCCCCGTCCTTGTCGCCCCACTGAG is a genomic window of Etheostoma spectabile isolate EspeVRDwgs_2016 chromosome 11, UIUC_Espe_1.0, whole genome shotgun sequence containing:
- the LOC116698246 gene encoding gap junction alpha-8 protein; this encodes MGDWSFLGNILEEVNEHSTVIGRVWLTVLFIFRILILGTAAEFVWGDEQSDYVCNTQQPGCENVCYDEAFPISHIRLWVLQIIFVSTPSLVYVGHAVHHVHMEEKRKEREEAELSRQQELSEERLPLAPDQGSVRTTKETSTKGSKKFRLEGTLLRTYICHIIFKTLFEVGFVVGQYFLYGFRILPLYKCSRWPCPNTVDCFVSRPTEKTVFIIFMLAVACVSLFLNFVEISHLGLKKIRFVFRKPAPAPAQGEGSAPLPPQGKSLPPMAVPSLQRAKGYKLLEEEKVPITHLYPLAEVGMEAGRGAPPFQGLQEKVEEVLPMGDISKVYDETLPSYAQTTEIAGVTLHEEESVEVQPPEVEAERAEEVVDEDVEVEEAVKGEGAGMKATDTIEDTRPLSRLSKASSRARSDDLTV